Sequence from the Seriola aureovittata isolate HTS-2021-v1 ecotype China chromosome 6, ASM2101889v1, whole genome shotgun sequence genome:
AGCgtattaataatatttacagtatttattgtttttattccaatAATGTTATAATGAACAATGAGAAAATGTCTGTGAGCCCCTACGTGGGTGTTAAAAGAAGCTGTTTCATAGATTACTATTCACATGCTATAGCcaaaaataaatctataaatgtAGGCAAGTTTTACTGTTCAAGTTTAATCTTGCACCGGGTGTTCAACCCTTGTTCCTGATACTGAAATAGCAGACAAACTGCCTGAGGAATTTTTAACGTCTTGGAAAGCCCGTGTAGGTACAGCAGGCTTTATTTCAGCAGGAAATAGTGGGTTAACAACCTGTTGTTCTAGTTttagaaatgacaaaacacacagacacaaagacagaataCATTTTTCCCATTAATTGGGGATAAGTCTGAATTGAGCTTGTAAGCTTTCCAAGTCTGGTAGTGTACAGACCGATCCTTCAGTACAGCAGTGCCATGTCAGGTATATGTGTGACGTGCCTTTCCTCAGGTCACTTTCACTTTTGGTTGAACTACGCCTACCATGTCAGGTAAAGATGATGAAACTGCTGACTCTTACAGCAaccagagagcgagagagagcgagggagagagagagggagagagtgcaacagaactgtgaaaacaaagaaggGACTTGTTGCAAAATGgaaacagtttttattaaagtttCATCCCAACAGGTGATAAGTGCCAAAGTTTACAGGAGGTAGCCACATTGTACATTTCCTGGACTAATTATACATTGTCAtatcagcttgttttttttttcacatatacagtactacAGTAGCTCTTTTGTCAGAAAGTTTCAGTCCATTTTGCACCCATTTAAACCATCACTGATGTTTAAAGATCCATTCattgaataattaaaaagctCAAATGCTAAGTTCttccttttaaaaacatgatttctgtgtaaattatttataaaatattgtatttatgatATAGTAGAAATCAAAACCAACCAGTTCAATCACTAACAACACTGAATATGACATTGCTTGTAGttcaatacaaaacaatacaatgtGCCTCACAGCATACTTCCAAAGTATTATTCCATCATTATTGCAACATGGCTTTTCAATGAATCAGTGTATCATAGCTTAACTGATGTATGAAGTATGAAGTATGTACAAAGAACCTCAGCTTCAGATCAGCACTTGGTTTTTATAGCTAAAGccatacttacacacacacacaaacatgtgacatattaaaacattacaaagtGATGTGAGCAGTGTGTGCGCAGATACAATCAAAAGAGTTAAAATTTCCACttcatctgtctcctctctggtctTCACAAtgagctgtctgtgtgtcagtgtggctgCAGCATCAAACTTGTCTGCCATGTGTTTAACTCTCTAGAAACACCAGTTCAAGAAACATGAGATAATGTCCAGTGGCATGTTAGTCATAGAAAACAAAGCTATTGTCACCGTCATTGCTGGGGTAAACGGCAATAGTCTGGTAATCCATGTGAGTTAAACACAGTTTGAGCTGTTTGGGAGCCGCGCAGCACAGAGGAAGTTTATGAGACTCAGATTGGAGCTTCACGGGAGGATAACTGcaccaaaaacaaatacattcatttgGTACTACACAGCTTGGCActgttaaagtgaaataaataactaaGGATTATAGTATATTATCTATCTacacaggtgacaaattaaatgaaaaaacagaagatgCACCCATCCAAAGGGcatgaggggtcactgaatggtttggtGAGTATGAAAATTATTCAAATCATAAGCTatgaccttcacagtcaccacaaCCCTACCTAGTTGAACACCTATGGAAAAAACTTTATGGTGTTTTTCCTTCAATTTGTCacctggctgtagctttatattataatttagAAGGCACCTGAGGCTTTAACACCCCTTCACGAGGGTGTAGGTACATTAGTTGGGATAGCATCCAGTTCAGTCCTCACTCAACTTTGACAAACTATACATTTTGCGAATGCATAAAACTTCACgatttaaaacaattttagaTCCCAATATCACTGCAATAACAGTTGGTAGCAGGAGTGCACACATAACAGAAAAGATtgataaaggaaaagaaaaagtacctTTCTAAATGTGGTTCAGAACCACTCAACTTTAAAAAAGCTCCCCTTTAAAAGGTCAAGTACAATAAGTGTAATCAaaagtagagctgaaatgatcagcCCATTAATCTATTATGTGatcatcagaaaatgaaaaagccatttctcaagaaaaaacaaaatttctcagtattttctgatgattttatgaaccCAACGCTTAAATggtaatcaagaaaataatcggCTGAttattgaaataatatttaGTTGCAGCCTAAATCAAAAATTTTAAAGAGTAACCAATGTCTTGTGCACAAAAATGGGGGAGGGTGTCTTGTTAAAGACATCTACAAAATGAGATTGTCAATCACCAACaccaaaatcaatcaaatcattttctttcaccCAAGAACATGTGCAAGCTGTTGCTCACAGTCAAACTAGAAGATGCACAGCTCCCTTGGTCAAGgtaataaacaaaattaaaaaaaagagtctgtCAACACAAGTCATGTCATTGGTGTGAGTTCTGCTTAGTGTATTTGTTCTCACAATGGTGCATGAACACAAGTGCTGAGGTCCCTTCCTCATCCCGGTcagctttgtcttttttcttcagGGCACGTTTATTGGCCCTCATCAAAAATCACACTGCCTCCCCAGCAGATATGTCAGGCCCACAGATACCTCCAGAATCTTGAACTCCTCTTTGGCATACAAGTGCAGGCTTGCCTGGTCCTTTGCCTTGAGGTAGGCTATGCTGTTGAGCCCCTCGCAGACCTCTTCTGAAGTTTGCAGGGTGAAGGAGCTGACAGGGGTTTTATCCCTCaccacctgcagctgcagcatccCAGTGGTCTTCTCTCCGCCAAGGCTTGTGTAACACAGgtgtatatataaaacataggGTCCAGTGCAGTTGACATAGATCTTGTCCTTCTTCTCGCCAGCCACACTCATCATATTCATGCTTTTAGTGTGCTTAAACTGCAGCGTTGCATTGCCTGAGATGGCTGGAAGGTGAAAGGAGGaatgtgagacagaaagagtgaagtgatagaaagtgagaaaaacacttGTTTAACTTGttgtgaaactttttttcaaTATGAGTGTTTGGCAAAGAGATAAAGATCAAGTCAggaagtaatttttttttcttttttcgggGGGTTGGTTGGGGGGGTTACTCACTTGCAATGGCATCAAATTGTATGTGTACATTATCCCCAGATGCCtgttcagagaaaaacacaaacattagaGAACTGGTGGCATTCATCTTTCCTGGTTTTAGTCTGTCTTCACTGTCATTATGACTCTGACATTATAAATGCTGGTGTCTTTTGAAAGGTCACACAGCTCTGCTATGTGATCCCTTCATGTTCAACTCTGGGAAGCACAAAGCTTGTTTATTTGATATGGTGGTTAAGTAACAAGGTGTGAAAATAGTTAGGCTGATAGAAACTAGGGAAAGTCTCAGTGGGTGATTAATAACTGTAGTGAGATTAGCACTGCAGCAATAAACGACAGCTTAAATGTAGAACAAATGTTAGTCACTAAAATAAAGATTATACAGTAACTGTGCACATAGGTCTATGTAGATTATCAGTCATTCAGGTCATAGGATATTTGGAGAACCTCTGCACACCCAATCCTGCTGCCCCTGACTTATGATTACtgtcatttcactgaaaaccacaaGTAAAAGTAGCTTATATGAGGGCAGTCAGTTACTTTGATATGATCACAGTGAAAGGACCAATGTGGCATCTTGTCAGTATCTGTTTGAATATGAACCTACTGTAATGCAACAATTATCCTGCAGTGATGCTCTCCTAAGAAAGGACAGTCTTTTCTGTACGAGAAAGCTTTCTCACAGGGGAAAGACCTTCATGCTTGAAATTTTGTATCTACATGATTGTAATACAATGGCACAACTGAGTTttactgattaatcatttggatGACTAAATTACCTATCTCAGTGaatgtagaataaaaaaaatagcataaataaataaaaaatcaaaataaaggaCAAGAAAGACAATTTTTAGTACAAAAACAACAGCCCTCATAACTTTCTAGCTTTGTTATCAATTGGTAATTGAGGATTTTAACAAAGTCAAGAGGTGTTCCAATTTCAAAATGCAGGGTGTTCTTTGCTTCTGTagtctcattttaaaatgtcaatcaTACAGTCTGCAGCCTTCTGTCTACTGTGAGTGCATGTATGACCCAGACATTTCCTCAGACAgtatgaatgaaaaaaacacagctgcattGAAGGGGAAGTTTCCATACTATGTAttaaaaaggaggaggggggatcAGGTCTTCTAAAGTTCATCTGAGGAAACTCATTGTAATAAcaagttttaattaattaaaattgatttgaaaaatgttttaattgagaTATACTTGTTCAGATTTTGTGTACATTCAATAAATATACCCTGATCCAACAGCAGTGATGTATTTGAGTGTATTTGGTCAACTTTATCAACATTACATAGACCTTTTAAAATCCCCACTTCACTTGTTTACAAGTTGTATCAAACGGATGTAAGAAATAATACTTGTTTTTCTTAAACTATTcaaattatactgtatgttcataaTAATGAACAGTCTGCATTACTGCCAGTCACCTCTTTCTTGATAGTACATTTAAACTCAAATTCCAGATTACTCACCCGCTCCTGATCCTGAACGCCCCAGTAAACGTAAAGAGTGATGAACAGACAAGCGGCCACCAGCACGTTTTGCACGGCAACGACTACCGCGAGCTTCCTCGCGCGCCACTCCCGGTGGACCACGCGACCTCCCTCAGCATCCATCCTCCTGCGGTCCATCAGTGCACTGAACGCCCTGCAGGAGCTCAGCGAGGCTTTTAACGCGAGTGGGCAAGATGAAAGGAGGGGAGTGACTGGAAAGACGGCGCTCATGATCTACACTTTATTTAGTTTGTGCCtttgtgtgggtggggggtggggtgggggatggggggtgctacacacacataagttacatgcgcgcgcgcgcacacacatacacacaaaccgtgagacagaaacaggagtGAAACCAGCGCACCGGgacctgattggctgactgttacactctctgtgctgctggtaCACAAGCCGAGCAGTGAAACCTTCCCACATCACAATGTACGCTTCAATCACTGTCATGTTCCCATAATATTTATCAGGGGGTGTAGGGAGATATTTGAACCACAGCTTATTTCAAGGAAATCAACGACAAACTGCTCATGTGaccatacatatatatatatatatatatatatatatatatattatatatatatatatatatatatatatatatatatatatatatatatatatatatatatatatatatatatatatatatatatattatattgctTCGCTGCAGTCAGACAGGTTAAGCccaaataatgaatgaaagtcTTTTCAGCAGCCAACTGTTGAGCAGGAAACATGTTGGCTACTTTAACCTCTTAATTGTTACAATACCGATGTTCCCCATAATTGCTAAAAGCCCTGACGCCTCACAGACTTAAATGGCATCCCCTCCTAGGTGGGGCAGGTGGTATGGTGTAAAGAGGAACGCCATAGCCGCAGGCTTTTGTGATATATATGACGTTACGTTCAGAGGACGCCAAAACATGTGGCATGGGTTCGGGActtttgcttttacattttttcgTATTCCCTCCCCTCATTCCTTAgcctaataaaaaaaatactaatattGGATAAGATCTGATGAAAGCATATTTGGAATTCATCCTCATACCATGACAGGACAAAAACCTACGTAGCTCTGGCTCTGATTTACCAGTCAACTATGTGTTTACGAACTGTGGGTAATTCCCTATAGAAATGCGGATTTAACGGAATGTGTTTATTAAGGGCCCAAAATGGCTGCCATACCGCCCTCAGGGCCTTGTTGAATTTACAGTGGGACCGCCCTCAGCCCTCATGGACTTAACGAAAACATGCCCAGACCTGTtgaatagtaataataatagacATATTGGGCAACACAGGGTCAATACAAGTCcaaagaggggaaaagaaaCAGTTAGCCTGTGTCTGACCCGAGGATATTTTAATCTGAGAGCTTTAGATATGTAATTTTAGACCAAGCCAGGCTATTTCCTGACCCAgtttccagtatttatgctaagctaagagagctatcaatcttctcattgaCAAgcaagcaaataagtgtatctTTGAAAAGGTCAAACTATTAATTTGGACAAGATATTCAAGGTATTAAAACAATACCCCATTTCAGTTTATATTTATCACGCATATTACTATAAGCTAATCGCCATACAGTGAACTGTGGTCTTTGGTGGCCCCTGAGGGTCTGGAGCAGTTGTTTGGTTGGTAATCCTTTCTTGCTGAccttttatctgtgtttttctccacAATAACGAAACAacgttttgtttgattttgtccaTAAGAAGGTAACTCAAGCGAGTCCCATGGGTGActatttaaaggaaaaaacttgaaaaatgtgTGGGGAAGcaggatgacaatgcccccATCCAAAAGGGCAttgggggggtgtgtgtgtgtgtgttactgaatgCCCCCATGAatatgatgtgaatcatatgctatgacTTTCACAGTCACGACATCTCAACCCAATTGAACACCAATGGAAGATCTTGGACTAACTTGTTAGACAGCGTgctccatcaccatcatctaaatatcttttggaagatgtgttcaggtgttcaTCTCTCCAAAggagttcagagacttgtagaatcaatgccaaggagcACTGAAACTGTTCTGGCAGCACGTGTTGAACGAACACATTAGACACTTCAGTCTGTgcaacaacacatacacacacatatatatatgtgtgtatgtgtatatttagaaagagagaaagaaaatgagagagagagagagagacagagtttgTAGACATTAGTGTCATTGCCTCACtttgagaagtgtgtgtgtgatgtacagtgtgttttcGGTAGTGACTCAACACTCACCGTGTCATACTTTACAACTTTGccttcatctttatcttcctACACAGTTTTTGATATTCCTGTAATAGGTGATGGGACTTCTGCAATGCTTGTCACATTCAGTGGTGGGTTTGCTATTGGCTTCATCATGCTTGTTGCTACACTGCCCATCCCAATAATGATCTATAATGATCTATAACCTACATAGATTATCCTAGAGGGACATCTAGTGTCTACAATAATGGGTTAATAGTACTATTGTGGTATTTTTGGTGtacttttttccattttatgttcACTGCTTCCCAGAGGGGAAAcagaagtagaaaaaaaaatcccactaaAGAGATTTAAGAGGAGAAAAAGTTACTGACAGTAATAAAAGCTGAGTGTTATATGGCATGATGGCAACTACAGAGACAAACGTCACAATAATTAATTATGTGCTATTTCCAAAACACAatagaaaacatcagaaaaacaaattcattaattaattgactTGTCCTGACATGCCCCAACATGAcaaaagcagtgtttttttctcaaagtttcAATGTTTTGCTACACGTCCCAACAAAAACACCTGCTTAGCTTAAACGAAACAGCTGTCCTATATCATCTGAGGTgttgcacacataaacacaggggAGGCTGGATGTGACAGCAAGACAAGCAGGCAGCTGAGAGTGAACATCTGCATgtgggaaaggggggggggggcagccacATGGTTT
This genomic interval carries:
- the LOC130170890 gene encoding uncharacterized protein LOC130170890 translates to MTVIEAYIVMWEGFTARLVYQQHRESSLSSCRAFSALMDRRRMDAEGGRVVHREWRARKLAVVVAVQNVLVAACLFITLYVYWGVQDQERASGDNVHIQFDAIATISGNATLQFKHTKSMNMMSVAGEKKDKIYVNCTGPYVLYIHLCYTSLGGEKTTGMLQLQVVRDKTPVSSFTLQTSEEVCEGLNSIAYLKAKDQASLHLYAKEEFKILEVSVGLTYLLGRQCDF